A genomic stretch from Flavobacterium humidisoli includes:
- a CDS encoding SWIM zinc finger family protein: protein MTDLEYNYKGVSTYSKTKGINNLVLAHQTEIEEVNNIPCFFWGSLTDPYVTAKCWSTIAKVVRSSFGPIPPSLRDPIVSAGSERLRFEGFSSCNGVYIRLDMKPEAIDGEFIANGTTNVDFNDPMLNALNAIQKNEKVTLAVGQQDVQVITSKAKVVEKKVTLPMRWIKGLTSVQLYLAEMDLKFELNKIQTIQLFQSLPKGNVKGDFFITKRAGKFTFSTLATPDSVRIGGVQRLRLLEGILAIVEKIFIYESDDKQTCAIVCEFGKMQLLMAFSPDSYRGFSGEGNVLETMTENLPIEWVYGLNSLLKSNEMFDPTVLSIENDIDFGTMDNLTSNLSSMGLLGYDLSEKAHFYRRLPFKTERILSLNPRLKNAKKLIDNEEVEITERRADYIEAKVKGSGVVHKVIIDNTSQKCTCDWFTAYQGKRGICKHILAVKMIIS from the coding sequence ATGACAGATTTAGAATATAATTATAAAGGAGTTTCGACATACAGTAAAACAAAAGGCATCAATAATTTGGTTTTGGCCCATCAAACCGAAATTGAAGAAGTCAATAATATTCCCTGTTTTTTCTGGGGAAGTTTAACCGATCCTTATGTAACGGCAAAATGCTGGAGTACGATTGCAAAAGTGGTTCGTTCGAGTTTTGGCCCTATACCGCCAAGTCTTCGTGATCCAATTGTTTCTGCGGGTTCAGAAAGATTGCGCTTTGAAGGATTTTCATCCTGCAACGGAGTTTATATAAGATTGGACATGAAACCTGAAGCCATTGACGGAGAATTTATTGCCAACGGAACCACAAACGTAGATTTCAACGATCCGATGTTGAACGCGCTAAACGCCATTCAGAAAAACGAGAAAGTAACTCTTGCCGTAGGTCAGCAGGACGTTCAAGTTATTACGAGCAAAGCAAAAGTGGTAGAGAAAAAAGTGACTTTGCCAATGCGATGGATAAAAGGCTTAACGAGCGTTCAGTTGTATTTGGCTGAAATGGATTTGAAATTTGAATTGAATAAAATTCAAACCATTCAGTTGTTTCAAAGTCTGCCAAAAGGAAATGTAAAAGGAGATTTCTTTATAACCAAAAGAGCTGGAAAATTTACGTTTTCGACTTTGGCAACTCCAGACAGTGTTAGAATTGGCGGTGTGCAAAGATTACGTTTATTGGAAGGAATTCTGGCGATTGTAGAGAAGATCTTTATTTACGAATCTGATGATAAACAAACCTGTGCGATTGTATGTGAGTTTGGAAAAATGCAGTTATTAATGGCTTTTTCTCCAGATTCATACCGCGGATTTTCAGGCGAAGGAAATGTATTGGAAACGATGACCGAAAATCTGCCAATAGAATGGGTTTACGGTTTAAACAGTTTATTAAAATCAAATGAAATGTTTGATCCAACAGTGCTTTCGATAGAAAATGATATCGACTTTGGAACAATGGATAATCTAACTTCCAATTTGTCTTCAATGGGATTATTGGGTTATGACTTAAGTGAAAAAGCACATTTTTACCGCCGTCTTCCTTTTAAAACGGAACGTATTTTATCTTTAAATCCAAGACTTAAAAATGCCAAAAAGTTAATTGATAATGAAGAAGTAGAAATAACAGAACGTAGAGCAGATTATATTGAAGCCAAAGTAAAAGGTTCTGGCGTGGTGCATAAAGTAATAATTGACAATACTTCTCAAAAATGTACCTGCGATTGGTTTACCGCTTATCAAGGAAAAAGAGGAATCTGTAAGCATATTTTGGCAGTAAAAATGATTATTTCGTAA
- a CDS encoding DUF6493 family protein — protein sequence MKKHLKYIDGTSDKFWEIEVIGSNYTVTYGKNGTSGTVQSKSFGSDEECLKMAEKILAEKVKKGYSESGEVDMASKPKSAKTKNADEVIEEYDSIIKSKKISDLLPFLKEKSKGNIDALKKHIKKCKRYWMTYTDLSKDPGYVKKDKHDYGWGRRGDMEQNNIITLSAIALFDKTDINSWDEALQLLEEADSKPYVLETLLWAKPNWLETFILDKVRRQDWVSFNYSILRQFEELGLMQFNPELYALCLANINEWRTKVKTRVSIGNILEDKITYQRDVPELFNYETILNNIAFRDNDKQQYDEFNAWAIIYKELLDQKKMDRAFFFENAIQIQTKEWNNNLKSFFRKRIEEFQATEEELIVFQENIFSLLHNAYPPITSYGIELVKKIYSHPKFKTKSFLEWLEPMMMRSDCKAGIKSVLPVLEKISKANPKLNNQIASIIADIYVIADLTLQERASKILVKMASAKDKVLKEKLSSYATLMQGNIKSGLTQFMDEDSQAVDESGFEEYQFEPKKELLLTEEVEVPKDWNEILFQFGNFIASEEVLDTEILMNIYIQQRDLFPADYNAQLQPYEKQLNKHYFESIHKNFVSSFLSQKIANMNGKFDSQKKHYSKINTPALIKFLLEKVQQKIDSNSKLPMLSFPSHKPYWVAPKVLLERVIAYQKVNEEIDSLDLAIAIARMPRENTEEAILLLDQVEGELKPLLSFSLGVEDKLTIDSTSLVSKLLATLGKTTKETGNLSLWAVAARTFYPDSTFSEFENTYLKEVPFVVSPYTPEIKFKEQWNEWTNYQTKEKERSPSWYELRFDMPNYTKIPNYLLYSQDIYTRSNSWDYNLNYAGNTYYWHSLTPQNPDALALTLLNNCRITDGSKPELRGFLDVMNRPEFRFSDNALMLFAACFFQEKKDLRLLASETLINLVEKQSLDMEKFSEKTAFLASEKYGAFARLTDGVIALKDISPLHNSALLQFFNAFFSNLSIKDKLPTNFKKMIENYVDILIKTNQKPSEKAIAFFEQWKDNASLKSLVKQILK from the coding sequence ATGAAAAAACATCTTAAATACATCGACGGAACTTCGGATAAATTCTGGGAAATCGAAGTCATAGGATCAAATTATACCGTGACTTACGGGAAGAATGGAACATCAGGAACGGTGCAGAGCAAAAGTTTTGGTTCAGACGAAGAATGCTTGAAAATGGCTGAGAAAATTTTGGCCGAAAAAGTAAAAAAAGGATATTCTGAATCTGGAGAAGTAGATATGGCTTCGAAACCAAAATCGGCTAAAACTAAAAACGCAGATGAGGTTATCGAGGAATATGACAGCATTATTAAATCTAAAAAGATTTCTGATCTTTTGCCGTTTCTAAAAGAAAAGTCAAAAGGCAATATTGATGCTTTAAAAAAACATATCAAGAAATGTAAACGCTACTGGATGACATATACCGATTTGTCTAAAGATCCTGGATATGTAAAAAAAGATAAACATGACTATGGGTGGGGACGTCGCGGAGATATGGAGCAAAACAATATTATCACGTTGAGTGCTATTGCATTGTTTGATAAAACAGACATTAATTCGTGGGATGAAGCGCTTCAATTATTAGAGGAAGCAGATAGTAAGCCTTATGTATTGGAAACTTTGCTTTGGGCAAAACCAAACTGGCTTGAAACTTTTATTCTCGATAAAGTAAGAAGACAAGACTGGGTGAGTTTTAATTACTCTATTTTGCGTCAGTTTGAAGAATTGGGATTAATGCAGTTTAATCCAGAATTGTATGCTTTATGTTTGGCAAATATAAACGAATGGCGTACTAAAGTGAAAACTAGAGTTTCTATTGGGAATATTTTAGAAGATAAAATTACGTATCAGAGAGATGTACCAGAATTGTTTAATTACGAAACGATTCTTAATAATATTGCTTTTAGAGATAATGATAAGCAACAATATGACGAATTCAATGCTTGGGCGATTATTTACAAAGAATTACTAGATCAGAAAAAAATGGATCGAGCTTTCTTTTTTGAAAATGCCATCCAGATTCAAACCAAAGAATGGAACAATAACCTGAAATCTTTCTTTAGAAAAAGAATCGAAGAGTTTCAAGCAACAGAAGAGGAATTAATCGTTTTTCAGGAAAATATATTTTCGCTTTTGCACAACGCTTACCCGCCCATTACGAGCTACGGAATAGAATTGGTAAAGAAAATTTACAGTCATCCGAAATTCAAAACCAAATCATTTTTAGAATGGTTGGAGCCCATGATGATGCGAAGCGATTGCAAAGCCGGTATAAAAAGCGTATTGCCAGTTTTAGAAAAAATAAGCAAAGCCAATCCGAAATTAAACAATCAGATTGCTTCAATAATAGCAGATATTTACGTAATCGCTGATCTGACTTTACAGGAACGTGCGAGCAAAATTCTGGTAAAAATGGCTTCTGCGAAAGATAAAGTTCTGAAAGAAAAATTATCTTCATATGCGACTTTAATGCAGGGAAATATCAAATCTGGTTTGACTCAGTTTATGGATGAAGATTCACAAGCTGTTGATGAAAGCGGTTTTGAGGAATATCAATTCGAACCTAAAAAAGAATTATTGCTGACAGAAGAAGTTGAGGTGCCGAAAGACTGGAACGAGATTTTGTTTCAGTTTGGAAATTTTATCGCTTCAGAAGAAGTTCTCGATACCGAAATCCTGATGAATATCTATATTCAGCAGAGAGATTTATTTCCTGCCGATTATAATGCGCAATTACAGCCGTACGAAAAACAATTGAATAAACATTATTTTGAAAGTATTCATAAAAATTTTGTGAGTTCGTTTTTGTCTCAAAAAATAGCCAACATGAATGGTAAATTTGATAGTCAGAAAAAACATTATTCTAAAATTAATACGCCTGCGTTAATTAAATTTTTGTTGGAAAAAGTACAGCAGAAAATCGACTCTAATTCGAAACTGCCAATGCTTTCCTTTCCAAGTCATAAGCCATATTGGGTGGCTCCGAAAGTTTTGTTAGAAAGAGTAATTGCGTATCAGAAAGTAAATGAAGAAATTGACTCTCTAGATTTAGCGATTGCAATTGCCAGAATGCCAAGAGAAAATACCGAAGAAGCAATTCTGTTATTGGATCAAGTTGAAGGAGAATTGAAACCGCTTTTATCATTTTCTTTAGGAGTAGAAGATAAACTGACTATTGACTCTACTTCATTAGTTTCAAAACTTTTAGCTACTTTGGGCAAAACCACAAAAGAAACAGGAAATTTATCTTTATGGGCAGTTGCGGCTAGAACATTTTATCCAGACAGTACATTTTCTGAGTTTGAAAATACGTATTTAAAAGAAGTTCCTTTTGTAGTTTCGCCTTACACGCCAGAAATTAAATTTAAAGAGCAGTGGAACGAATGGACCAATTATCAAACCAAAGAAAAAGAACGATCGCCATCTTGGTATGAACTTCGTTTTGATATGCCAAACTATACCAAAATTCCAAATTATCTGCTTTACAGTCAAGATATCTATACTCGATCAAATAGTTGGGATTACAATTTAAATTACGCTGGTAATACGTATTATTGGCATAGTTTAACACCACAAAATCCTGATGCATTAGCGCTAACTTTACTAAATAACTGTAGAATTACAGATGGTTCAAAACCAGAATTAAGAGGTTTTCTCGATGTAATGAACAGACCAGAATTTAGATTTTCTGACAATGCGCTGATGTTATTTGCCGCGTGTTTTTTTCAAGAGAAAAAAGATTTAAGGTTGTTAGCTTCTGAAACCCTCATTAATCTGGTAGAAAAACAGAGTTTGGATATGGAGAAATTTTCTGAAAAAACGGCATTTTTAGCATCAGAAAAATACGGTGCTTTTGCAAGATTAACAGACGGAGTAATAGCTTTGAAGGATATTTCGCCTTTGCATAATAGTGCGTTGCTTCAGTTTTTTAATGCCTTTTTTTCTAATTTGAGTATAAAAGATAAACTGCCGACAAATTTCAAAAAAATGATAGAAAATTATGTCGATATTTTAATCAAAACAAATCAAAAACCATCAGAAAAAGCAATTGCTTTCTTTGAACAATGGAAAGATAATGCTTCGCTTAAATCATTGGTTAAGCAAATTTTAAAATAA